The Montipora foliosa isolate CH-2021 chromosome 1, ASM3666993v2, whole genome shotgun sequence DNA segment TGTATTTTAAATACTTAAAAAATCGCGAAATATACATTAATTACTAATagctaaattgtaatgacaactAAGTCTGTTAATAAGAGCATCTTTAAAACGCTCAGTATTACAAATCGGAAATGTAGGCTTGACTTGTCTAAGCTTAAGAGTAGCAGGGTTAATCCTAGGAAGGAAGTGATGTAAAGGATGACGTTCCCACTCGCTTAATTTCTTCAAAATCCCTTCATCGGACTTTTCTAAGCAATTAATAATGGAAACAGGAGAGGACGTATATCTTCGTTTATGGCAACGATCAAGGAAACATTAAATGGCATTAAGTTCTGGTGGAGATGAACCGTATACAGATATTCCGTACATAAGCTTAGGCAAAACTAACGTGCTGAATAAGTTATCCAACTCCGCTTGACAATACCCTTCCTTCCTTAGAGTTCTTAGAATGTACAGACATGTATTGGCTGCGGCCAACTTATTCTTGACAGGAATAGAGAACCTACAGTTTTCCTGAAATGTAACCCCTAAGATACATAAGTTCTGGATGTTGCGGGATATCCTGTACTGTCTCTAGTACATTATTGTAGCCTTTCTTTCGGAAAACCATTTCTTTACATTGATTGACCATTCTATAACGTTATAACTGCATGAATTGCAGTATTACTAGCACCTTCCTTCCAAAGAGGAGTAATTAGAGTGGAATCATCTGCACACTTGAACAACAAAGCGTTAGACTCTGGCTCTGTTTGCAGATTATTTATGAATATACTAAATAAATAGGGGCCACTAACACTTCCTTGCGTGGTGCCTTTGTTCACGCTGATCCAATCACAAGTGATGCTATTGCAGACAGCCCGTCTgactgactgacatttcattgaaagtGAGAGGAGAAATTAGATATAGATCACCCCTCGGCGTCAAAGGGGTTACAGTCTGGTagttaataggccttttgcgacaaacgatcacatggtacaaaatccgccatgctggaggggaagctcattattatttccccactgggacattaaaacaaatgcaagtcaagcttgactggttcaggtctctttgttttaatgtcccagtgggggaataataatgagcttgccctccagcatggcggattttgtaccatgtgatcgtttcttgcaaaaggcctattttgtTCAAACACTAAGTGCCTTACACGGTCAACGTTTGGAAAAAACCTATCTCTCCTGGATAAATATAGGAAATCTTGGCTGATagttaacctgcgatcaggctctattttagtttcgcgtgctacgtaatgtggagttggcgaaacgaaaaatagagcctgaccaaattcctcttcgaaattccttccgcccaccttttttgattgattgacatgtccttcatcggccaatcaaatttactcccattacaccaatacacgcgtggacggcagattcacgctattttgttttgaccaaagttaattaccgtgggaggaatattataaacgaattcgaaagttaccgttggcttttaataatttgagaaaaacacatttaaagcatggggaatgttttcgacgactatattgcggcaaaggccggtgtaattctccctccgaacttcactgaatatgcaatcttttaagcttgacatcttaatttgtaattgagataacctagcattttgtcgttggacggtttgacaatagatttttaaagaaaaaaaaagagaaatacaggagtaactgctgaatacccctccatttgaagttataaccctgaaaaagctggctacatggatacgcagttatctcctgctaacgctttaagaacgagaaatacatatatgtcatacttgccttgtgtctgctaagtggctacgtggctacgtggctacgtggctacgtggctacgtggctacgtggctacgtggctacgtggctacgtggctacgtggctacgtggctacgtggctacgtggctacgtggctacgcggctacgcggctacgcagttgtgaagaccacccctccccttcggaaattgtaagtaaggaaatgaagtggctacgcggctacgcggctacgcagttgcgaagaccacccctctccctcggaatttgttaggcttaatcagtaaacgagtgctttattcttcacattatctcgtgaaaagtgtagtagaccgaaccgcaaaatgaaaagctaaaattttacgagagttcttaggcctaatcactgcaacgagcgcttaggcttaatcagtaaacgagtgctttattcttcacattatctcgtgaaaagtgtagttgaccgaaccgcaaaatgaatgctaaaattttacgagagtttttaggcctaatcactgcaacgagcgcttaggcttaatcagtaaacgagtgctttattcgtcacattatctcgtgaaaagtgtagttgaccgaaccgcaaaatgaagagctaaaattttacgagagttcttaggcctaatcactgcaacgagcgctgaggcttaatcagtgaactagtgctttattcttcacattatctcgtgaaaagtgtagttgaccgaaccgcaaaatgaatgctaaaattttacgagagtttttaggcctaatcactgcaacgagcgcttaggcttaatcagtaaacgagtgctttattcgtcacattatctcgtgaaaagtgtagttgaccgaaccgcaaaatgaagagctaaaattttacgagagttcttaggcctaatcactgcaacgagcgctgaggcttaatcagtgaactagtgctttattcttcacattatctcgtgaaaagcgtagttgaccgaaccgcaaaatgaatgctaaaattttacgagagttcttaggcctaatcactgcaacgagcgcttaggcttaatcagtaaacgagtgctttattcttcatatTATCTCGTgagaagtgtagttgaccgaaccaatagagtcttatcaagtgatattgtgtttatgttgtcgtagttgtatttctgttagtggaaagaatgaaaagacgagaAGTGTGTTTCTTTGCGCTGATGAATGGaagacaaaatttgcagatgagacgctctctctctctctctctctctctctctctctgtctgagagagtctggactctaggttttctgcgtagccgcgtagccgcgtagccatcttcaaactctacttgtcctctgtaagacagcctgcattctgcgtttctgcgtagccgcgtagccacacttttcaagatctcttttggagtggaggggtattcagcagttaagccgaaatacattattcctttaacgtgtttgcccatgaaggtttctttggtgattttttcgggtaatatcttcagttgcagtgcacgtgtatttctagaattgcgcgcagtaaaatcatgatacgtttgcctgttaattttttgatggagtacgaacagtaagatggactcgcaaagtttcttttattgttgtaccattgatctctctggaaacatgccattttagtttctggagtgtgagttttaagttaaatcaactggaaatattatgaagtgtgcaaacaaaccgtgtcatgtacagtaaagaAATATAGCAGTTTGATACAgcgatattcaaaacatgcattcgtgtaacttgcgattttatcagcatctcctcctgttgatatatatgtcccttgtctcacccaggaaaccaatatgcatcggttttcattgccatttgaaagaaccagctatttagctttcaaaacatcagggaagtttgtgccaaagtactttcaaccccatcGCCACAGAtaagagctcgacaacggaatcgctaatttcactcgttccagagattcaaacccgattctggacaagttatgagatatttcagatggcatatctccatttatacaaataaaatcaagttgcaccgtccacggcattgtaagaacaaaagggagcaaatttcttcctacacttatggcggattagtctcgaggacttcgcgagagctccgcgcaatcacgatggcattttcacttccggcgtttcaacagccaatcagatcacgagtttggtcggccaaaatttggccgaccaaacggaatattcttgagagacttttggtcaggcccaattttagcgagcgacgacataagagaacatacgAGCGAAGCTAAAagtgggcctgatcgcaggttagctGATAGTTGACTGGTCAGTACAGACCTAACTGCGCTGGGCCTTCACTAATAACCTCAGATACGTATTCTCGCTTTAAAATGAGAAAAGTGATACAAAAGCAAGTTACTTGTTGCTATGATGTCTCACAACCAGAAGTCCGTAGCCTGTAGTGGAATGCGGCCAATCAGTTTTTCGGTATTATCTATTTTTAGCACGGCTCCTGCTTGATTTTTGCGGGAAATAAACGTAGCGGAATTGTTTTAAGGCATTCCCTCTTGCGTTTACTTGGCATGCCATGTCGTGGTTGTagaccaatcagaggcgttgTGTTGAGGCCATCAGGCCCAGTCCGATTGGCCATAATATTATTTGGGCGTGACccatattctaaatttagaaaaTACAGTAAACTGATTTGCCATGGCCGAATTAGAGGGATTGTGGGCTTCTGTCAGTACTCTTGTATGAAGCATGAAGTTAGGGTTAGGATATTTGTTTCGTTTCAGCCTTAGCGTTAAAGTTGTCCCGATCTTTGTGAGGAAGCTTGGGACATTAATTTCACCCAGGCTCCTTTGTAAACATGACGCCGACGGCCTATATTACCTCGATCATATTTACTTCTCATTAACATAAAAGGACGCCAATAATTGAGTATgaaaaaacttttgtttcgGCCTCAAATCACCCCCCTAATGCAGACAATTTTGCCAgtgcgagcaggctctccggAGGACATAACCCACCGCACAGAGAGAGCGTCACGCTCGCAGGCTACAGACAATAGCACGAGGATATATTGAATGGTAATTTTGAAAGCTGACAATCATGGAACCACGCCTGAATGACTATCATTGCGAATGAGTCCGGAGGGCGGTATTGACCCGGAAATATCACTATAATGGCCAGACAAGTCCTCAagattttagaaaatgttttTACGAGAAAGAGAAAAACACTCCAAACAAAAAAGGAATTGAATGTTGACCATTGCTGAACTTTGGAGAAACAAGGATCGTttaaacgtgacaaacgaacggatgctccccccccccccccaacaaccGAGCTAATTTTGCGAGTCACACGATACCCAAAACTACAATTTATGCTACAGATTAGAAGGAAGTAGTACAGAGATGAACGATGCCGCTTCAGACCAGCGTGAATGAATCTAAAGCCCTCGCGCTCATAGATTTCGCCACAGACTACCACCTTCCGAAAACTGTACAAATTGTTGAAGGATACGAATCTCTTGAGAAAGAGGAATTATCTTGGTCCCAAGGCGAAATTGTCAACTTGCACAGTTTGAAAGAGCAGGTCCTGGCGATAGCTCGAGATGAGAAAGGACAAAACTTTGCGATCCCTGTAACATATCCGAAAAGAATCTTCGAGATCATCCCGAAAAGTAGCAATGCCGACGATCCATGCAGAGGTACTGAACGTGTGAATAGTGCCAAGTTAATGACTGTCAGAGAGATTTTGGATGTTCATAAAACACCAATATCTGTGCGAATTGAGCATGGCTTAGCAGAAGTAATGGATGGAAATAACAAAACACCCTTTGTCAAGTTTGCCGGAGTGTTTCTCTTTACGGAAACAGTGAAACGAAAAATATTTATAGCTTCCACGATGATCGGCAAACAGTTGAGAATCCTGTCGCTGCCAGTGGACTTGCAGATAACCGTCAAGCGAGAAAGGAGCAAACTTCCGCCGATAATGTTCTCCCACATCTGTCATTTAATAAAAAGTGAAGCGAACATCGATGCGACAATTACATCTGGTAGCTCTGGAGATGCATCATGGTTCTTTGATCTCAATGAAGAAACCAAAATCGAAAGGCCAGcggacgatgacgatgatgtgTACGACGAAATTCGTCCTCCTGTTCCAGCTCGATCGCCAAGCCTGCGGAAATTCAAACAACACAACAGCAGAAGCAAGGATCATGTTCGTTACACACCTAACCCCAGGAAAATCGTAACAACTGAGAAATCTTCGGGGCCTGCTGTGGCACCCCGACAAAAAGCAACGCATCGACAGCCGCCAGTCGCTCCAAAGCCGGCAGTACCGGTGAGAAGAAGCTTCCCGAGTGAAATAAGCAAGGCCGCTGAGCGCGACTTAGAATCGCAGGAGTACTGCGAAATAAAGGAGGTCATGCCAGAAATCCAAAACAGGGCTCAAGGAGACGCAGACGAGGCTTTGGTGAAGAAAAGAATTCAGAAAAAAGGACCAGCCGAAATGGACGAAGCCTCAGAGCTCTCGGTCAGTTCAGGATATTCAAGTTTGAACACTTTGCACAGTCTAAATCGTAAACAGACAGTTAAtgaattcagtcaaaaattgAAAGATATGTCAGTTCCTGAAGTGAGTGAGTGCTTGAAAAAGTTAGGATTGAGCAAGTATGTGGACTCATTTGCAGAGGAATTGATCGATGGAGTCATGCTAATGGCACTGGACGATGAAATGATGCAACAGTTGGGTGTAGAAAAGTTACACAGGAAGAAACTGTCGTTGTTCATTCAAGAAGGTTATACACCAAGGCGTTAATTGCATGAATTAACCTTGAACGTTGCTAAATCAACTGTCCGAATTTATAGTATGTTAGTCCCGACGTTTAGGAAgtctcttcttttctttttaagttgaATATTTTCAATTGTAATATTTGTATAAAAAGCGCAGCCACGGCAATAGTCACGCATCAAATGTAAATCATTGTAAAGTTTTTCGAGAAATGAAGCTGATATCAAGTTTGATTCAGTAAAGTGTTTTCCAATGTTTTCGCTTATAAgcataccaaaaaaaaattaataaggacAAAGGAGAAAATAATAATGACTGAAATTATTTTGAGTTTTCATTATAATAGAGAAAGTGATCACGAATTTTGTTACGCATGTTTTCCCCTGAATTTTGTTTGTTCAACGGTAAAATGTTTGGTTTATCGCCAGCAGTTTCTCAATAGGAGGTATCAATCATGTATACTTTCGACATATTCAGAGgtgccaacctatggagatctaaaatctggagatttttttccatccggtctcctcacccctcccccctcgatcaacctacccactccccctccccttcaccccctcccccctaaacgcacccacccatcccccagcagctctttcagaatacaagaataactgcgggaaaacagggtacttatgtcaaaaatttttattggttaatcggagatccaaACAAAAAATCGGTTATATGgcgtgtgtttgaaactcagagatgaagaaatgcattaagaaacaatgaaacgagtttgaaaaaagcgatttttttaaaacttggggatggaatttgagtctagaatggagaaacgtctgtgaaaggttcagagtcgtttttatccgggagatttaatgacccgtacgggagaccgggagattcgttccgtatccgggaaactcccggataatccgggagagttggcacgtaTGCATATTATGCAATTTACTCAGTTGTTTTACACTTTAATATTATACCATGAAGTCACACTTCAGCAATTCCAATTTTTATTCACAACCGATAAAACTAAACAAGCCGAGCAATATGAAGGAAACTAGAGGGCACCTAATGTCTTTATAATGAGGTTAACTGATTTAGATCATTTAGCAAATAGGTTTCGAGCGCAGCGTATTTTCGCTGTCTATTGAAAAGGAAGTAAAAAGGAACGGAAATCTATCCGCTTAAGCTTCAACTTCTTTAAGGTATTGTTTTGGTTTCAACTCGACCATCAGCAAATGGTTGCTTCGGTTTCAGTCTTGCTTCAAGATTGTGTATTTTCCAAGAAAACTATGAATCTGACAGCATTAATAAgctaaaataaaatatacaGCGTCACAACCCCGATTTTAGGTTCCCTTTGATTTCGTAAAAAAGTAACCAGGAAAATCGAGAAAGAGGCTTTAATTCCTCTAATAATTTTGTAGGAAAATCAAAGGAAACTCTCCTTGTCGGGTatccttttatttcattttttttttggtgtttattCCTTTGAGAATCCAAACACATCCGTTCTGCGATTctcaaatattttgttattttctctTATCTTGCATTATGAGGATGCCTATATAGACCAGGACATCGAGCCAGGACATCGAACCAGGACTCGAGCCAGGACTCGACAATATTTCGCTTTCCCGCCATTTTCAACTCCTGCAAGTCACATGACTTATAAGAAGAGGCCGTGGTTGTAATCATGGAAGGTAAGATCGCTGTTGCTTTTCTATCTATTTTTgtcgagtttttgccttttacAGACACGTTTTATCTTCTTTTAAGGAAATAGCACTTAACAAaactgattttttaaaatcattacagacaaagagagagagagagagagagagagagagagagagagagagagagagagagagagagagagagagagtacaAGCACAGCTTCGCACGTGGTTAGTAAGCTTAAACTTTTTTTGTGTGGCAGTTTTTTCACCCCACTTGTTAACGTTTAAGCACAATTAATGTGAGAATTGAATGTCATCACACTTACTTGACCCGACTATCAAATTGGCTGAAAGTAAAATGAATATCTTTTACGGTTGCCTTGTGagatttcttgcctttttctgtAAAACAGTAGTGCTTATTTGCCTTTCCAGTGATGTGTATTTTTCCAGATGACTTTAAGTTACTGTCATTCACCTACATTTctcgttttgttttatttatcatgGCCCCCTCGATTTTTGTGTTTAATCCTCAGTTTGTTGAGTATTTTATAACTTAACTGTGTGTACTGCACTTCCCAGGTGGAAGTTGTTGATCTAACGTCGTTAGACTCCGTAAGTATAGCATTGTCGTTTCTATCTTGACTGATTCCCAATACAAGCTTTCTGATAGGGTGCAATGAAAAATCAGAAATTATGCGGcgttttcagggcagattgtgtgATAAATTATGCCATTTTTATCGGGTACATTAACATTGTTTTACCAGATTTCagaggagaaaaaaattactttaatGTTGTTTAACAGGTAATTTGAATGTAAAGGAATAATAAAAGTAGAGGACGAGTAGTCCTCATTTTTCCTCAGGGATTGTAGAGCTGGCGAAAGGCGAGAAAGGCGAGAAGGAGTGATTTTACGTGCACTCGCGTTTCGCTCGCTCTACTAACTAACTATAAAGTCTCGGTCGACTCCGTATCGTGGAAATGTCATTTAACTGACCCATGTCAGTACGTAATCACTCataataagtaataattattatttctatttgtttctaaattaattatttgtttattatttttttggctgACAAAAAATTAGAAAAGTCCTAACTGGAGTCCTGGCTTGAGTCCTGGCTCGAAGTCCAGGgccccgaaaacgtttcggggccgaaaagccatttgtgaaattgccaaccgcttgttttagaaagccaatcttttaacatgttttcaaggcaacaaaaagaaaaataactgtgaagtttgacgaattaaatcctctcttttcttgagatacagagggaattgtgacacccgaaaacggcccgtaaagtttcgggacttttgagaagcGGGCCCCTGGTTCGAGTCCTGGCTCGAGTCCTAGCTCGAAGTCCTGGCACGAATCTTGGCTTTGATGTTAGTTTATCTCTTGCATTATGCCTCCCGTCTTAATTAACATACCCTCCATTTCCCTATCTAGTACAAGCGTTTTGCCCGCTGTGTACGTTCACTGACTAGTAAAGCCCATGCAAGGATGTGAAACATGATTGCTGCGGATAATATGCCCATTATAGAACGAAGAGTTCATTTAACTGAAATCACCAGGTAAACAAAGAAGGCAATTTGTGGAGAGGGGTGAATTTGCCTCCAAGAGACGAATTTGTTCATTTAAAAACAGCGTTCTGTGTTCTGTTAAAGGTATATGTTTActtcttgaaaaaatatataacgTTAAAACAGTGAAAACTCAAGGTAAAGTTTCATAGGCATGCCGTTAAAATTGTTTCGGCCCAGTTCAGTCCCAGCCATTTTAAGATGTATGATTACTTTATTGCTTTTGATAAAGATGGCTGAGAGTTACCTAATTCCAGACAACTATAAAATTATGACTATGACCAAAGAATCTTTGTTTAAGTTTTGACAGGTCGAGTTGGCCAGAGAACAGAAGTGTAAAGTAAGCGCAAGACAGGACAAAGGTAATTGTTATATTGACCATGATGTTCTGCGATTCCTGCTCAATGCGAGGCTCCTCATTACTGGTAAACAACCGGCAAAGCGTTTGCCTAAATTTTGTATTAAATTCTGATGATTATGTTGCTGCTCGCTCCGCAGCAATGCTTTGAGTGAGTATACCACGAAACACCTAAAGAATGACTTGTATTTTCTCGGTATATACGCGAGCGTTTGGGGCGAGTCTGTCGCTACACCTAGAAAATACAAACGAGCAATAGGTTATTCCGTGGTATCCCACAAGTGCGATGCATCGGATGGAAAAGTTCAGTGAAATACTGACGCACATACTCCCACGTACCCTGGTTAGAGTGAACTGGAACAATATAAACTCTGAATGAAATCCAGCATATTAAAAATCCTAAATATATGCCTTAAGTATTAACACCAGGGTATAGAAAGGCCTAGCCCTAATTCAGAACCTATGTTCTTCAGGTTGCAAGACAGTTTCGAATTCGGATCGCGGTACAATGACATGTATGAAAAAAGTTTTGTTACAAACTGATGTAATGTGGTTAGAAAATTAAAAAGGATGAACTTTTCAAACTTACTTGATTTCCGGCACCGGAAGATACTACTTCAGCTGAATTAGTTGAAGAAAGTTTCACTTTCTAAATCTTGCAGACAGCTTGGAAGAATGACAACGAAGTGATCAATTGATCGCCAAGCAGTGTTCGTAGTAATGTCGGATTTCAACTCTGTGTCATATTTAATCAAAGACTTCTTAGAGAAGTTTTCTCTTCCACAATCAGTGCGGGTCCTAGAGGGGTACAATGATGAATTTGAATGGGCATCCATTGGTTTCGGAGCAGTTTATAATTTGATGAGCTTAGAAAGTATTGAAACAGTCCTATTTGAAGACGTATATGGGGAAGAGAATCGTGTTCCGGTCGATTACCCCTGCACAATCGAGCACGTCGCTGAAGATACTTTCCAACAAGAACTTAGTATTCAGGACCTTGCTGGAGGAAAGCACTCAAATGTAAAATTCGTTCGGGTGACTCAAGAAGATCCGAACTTCGAAACCTTGATCAAGGCAGGGGAAAAGCTAAAGATAGAACCGAGGAAGAAGAAATCTGGCCACAACTTCCTGTCTTTTAAGAAGGTAAGCGACAGGaaaaaaacagtttggaaaattCCTGGGAGTTGCGAGGCGAAATTTCATGCACTGAGGAACGGGGAAGAGACCATGCTTTCAAAGTTCGTCAACAAGAACAAACTTCCTGTTTATGTGAGGTTTGTTCGTTGCAGCATTGAAGATATAAAGGGGAAGAATAATGGATCAGGAAGAACACGTTTTTGTTCTGTAACAGTTCCTAATGGCATCGTCAAATTAAAAGGCATTGTGGTTGAT contains these protein-coding regions:
- the LOC137976002 gene encoding uncharacterized protein, which codes for MPLQTSVNESKALALIDFATDYHLPKTVQIVEGYESLEKEELSWSQGEIVNLHSLKEQVLAIARDEKGQNFAIPVTYPKRIFEIIPKSSNADDPCRGTERVNSAKLMTVREILDVHKTPISVRIEHGLAEVMDGNNKTPFVKFAGVFLFTETVKRKIFIASTMIGKQLRILSLPVDLQITVKRERSKLPPIMFSHICHLIKSEANIDATITSGSSGDASWFFDLNEETKIERPADDDDDVYDEIRPPVPARSPSLRKFKQHNSRSKDHVRYTPNPRKIVTTEKSSGPAVAPRQKATHRQPPVAPKPAVPVRRSFPSEISKAAERDLESQEYCEIKEVMPEIQNRAQGDADEALVKKRIQKKGPAEMDEASELSVSSGYSSLNTLHSLNRKQTVNEFSQKLKDMSVPEVSECLKKLGLSKYVDSFAEELIDGVMLMALDDEMMQQLGVEKLHRKKLSLFIQEGYTPRR